A window of Amaranthus tricolor cultivar Red isolate AtriRed21 chromosome 8, ASM2621246v1, whole genome shotgun sequence genomic DNA:
CCACAATAATCTAGCTAAAAATTAGattatattttcattaccattgtCACCATTAAATATCAATAACCAAATGTGTTGTATACAATCATTCAATGTGGATACATATAGTAGTAGAAACTCATAAAGTGACATTCAATAATTCGATTTCtgacagagaaaaaaaaaaaaagaaagctcACGGTGAAAATGGAGCATGAGAGGAAACATAAGTGATTTCACTGTTCATTTCACAATTGTGAATAGTGATAGAAGTTTGTTCACATTTTAAAGGTTATAGATATAGTCATAGATAACCATTTCACCCTAACATCACCCTCGCCCTGAGTCAACGATGATCATAGGCGAATCATGTTTGCTCTCACTAAACCAACTATGCTGCCAAATTTTTTTgaacataagtttatttaataattaatatacttGCTAAATGCTCAACATATACATACGGCACTAATAATGATTAAGAAATTAAGGGCAATAATATTTATAACCGGCTGTAAATAgaaataaacaaattttttttattattaatatattaaaatttttaagaaaatttaatttaggaattgaaaaacaattaatgttttatataatgactttaacttttcaaaaaagaataaatgttaaaataattaaatataattaaatgtttatgttttcaaagaaaaaaatattaaattatatacattaaatataagattctttcttatataCAACCCTTAGGgctgtatatatcattttctataaattaaaaaaaaaactaccaaTTGGTAACTTTTATTCAAAAGGGTGTATTTTGTAGTATTCTCAATGATCATATATATTCTTATTACTTCTCGGTTATAAGTTTTGGAAACTTCTCGAAATAGATTgtagaatattatattataaggtTTAACTGAAAacgtaattttttattaataattatgattatttttaatttgcatattgaattatttttatattaattgtaCTCTCACTGAGATTTAGTCCTGGATACATCAGTGATGATGGTGATGGCTAAAAAACTATATTGGCAGATAagaaaaaagattaatgatATGTTAAGATACGAATTTTGGAGGGAAAGAaattgaaaagaagaagaagggaaGGGGAAGCAATAATAAGAAATGTTTTCCTTATTTGTTTTGACcgagaaaggaaagaaaaaaaaatcattattctTCCAAATCTTACTATTTATGATTAAGGGAATCAAGTCAATTAGAAAtagaatattataaaaaatatatgtatatatttttatatgtcgAAGGTTGATTATGTAAATATGTTGTTACCTTATTATATCATAGTAATAGGAAACCTAATAAGGTTTCTCTATAAATACTAATactattgttatgattatgaaatcataactctaaagtgataatttataatttattatggtATCACATTGCCTAGATTATTTTTTTCTCAAACCCTAAACTCTTAATCGTGGATATGTGACTGATGTCTGCTTGACAATTTATGCATGTTTAAAATAAATACTTGACATGCTGTGAACTCCAATTTGACGTATCTTAAATTTCTATTTGAGATATCCTATGTTACAATTTAGAGAGAAAGGAGTAAAAacatttttaatgtatattcCAGAAAATGAAAGCTTAATTCCATTCTTGTTTACAATGATGGGAAGGTACTCTATATATAGAGTATTATTCTAGCTATGAAGGGTATATCAGTCTTTTATATTAGAAGGAGTActaacccccccccccccccccctcaagttaggaACTGGTGAAACCATGCCTAACTTGGTCATCCAAGAATTGAACTGTGCTGATGGTAGAGACTTGGTGAATACATCTGCTAGTTGCTTTGAAGTTGGTAGATATGTCAGTTCGATTAAACCCTCCATCACCTTGTCTCTTGTGAAATGACAATCCAATTCAATATGTTTTGTGCGTTCATGAAAAACTGGATTTTTGGCAATATGTAGTGCGCTTTGATTATCACAATGTAATGTTACTGGCTTTAGTTTGTCAACACCCATTTCCTCCAAAAGTCTAATAAGCCAAGTGACTTCTGATGCAGCACTGGCCATTGCTCTATACTCTGCCTCTGCGGAAGATTTAGAGACAGTGTGTTGTTTTTTGCTTTTCCAACTGATGGGTGAATGTCCTAGCATGAGAATGTAGCCAGAAATTGATCTTCTTGAGTCAGGATATGAACCCCAATCACTATCACTGAATGCCTGCAATCTGAGCTGTTCTGATCCTTTAAGAAGAATGCCTTGTGTACTTGAATGAGTCACAAACTGGAGTACATGTTGTAGAGCATTGTAATGTGGAATTCTGGGAGCATGAAGAAATTGACTCAAGGCTTGGACTGAATATGAAAGATCTGACCTGATGTTAGCTAGGAAATTAAGTTTTCCTACCAAACACCTGTAGTATTCAGGGTCATGGAACAACTCTCCTTCAGTAGCAGATAATTTTAGATGTAAGGGAAGAGGAGTGACCACTGGTTTGATCTGTGTAAGGGCAGCTTCTTGTAATAATTCCTTTGTGAACTTATGTTGAGAAAGGATTATCCATCTGTGCTGTAAGAAACTTCAAAACCAAGGAAGTAATGCAATCTTCCCAGGTCTTTTATCCCAAAAATTGAATTGAGATGTTGTTTGAGTGCATCTACTGTGGTATTATTAGTTCTAGTAAGTAtgatatcatctacataaactGCAGCCATTGTTATGTCCTTTCCTTGCCTCttgatgaacaaggaataatcatTTTTTGACTGAATGAATCCTTGATGCTTCAATTCATGGACCAGTTTTGCAAACCATTGTCTACTAGCTTGTTTAAGCCCATATATAGATTTTTTAAGCTTGCAAACTTTATTCTCAGGATTAGGCAAACCTAGAGGTAGTCTCATATAAACCTATTCATGTAGATCcccatgaagaaaagcattgtTGACATCCAACTGGAATAAATCCCAGCCCTTTGAGGCTGCAATGGCAATCAAACTCCTGACTGTGGCCATTTTTACTACAGGGGAAAAAGTTTTTGAATAGTCAATGCAATATTTCTGAGTGTATCCCATGGCTACCAACCTGGCTTTTAGTCTTTCTAGGTTACCATCAGCATTAAGTTTGCTCTTGTATACCCATTTGCATGAAATTGCTTTCTTTCCTGTAGGTAAGGAAACAATGTCCCATGTATGATTTTCCTGCAAGGCTTGTAGTTCTTTTTGCATAGCTGCAACCCAACTAGGATGATTGGCTGCTTCTTTATAGGATTGTGGCTCGGTAGGAATAGAGGAAGAAGATAAGGAATTAGTTTGAGTAGAGCTTATTTGGACAAGGTTACACCAGTGAGTGGTAGAAGGAAGAGTTAGATTAATGGATTTGGTGGTGGGAAGTGAAAGAGTTTTTACAGCTCTAGAAGATCGTCTTGGTTGGGTTGAAGAATGGTCTAAGATGTTGGTAGGagatgaggaagaagaggaagaagtgtCAGGAGGGAAATTTGAAGTGTATGGTGTAGTGTCTGGGTCAGTATTGAAATGTGTAGTATCTGGTGCAGTGGCTTGAAAAATGTCAGGCAACTCATAGAGAGAGGGatgatgaaaattggtgcaTTCAGGAAGAAAAATAGGAAAAGTAGACTTAGATGGAGTTAATGGTGAAGTAGAAAAATGGAAGGGAAAGTGTTTCTCATGAAACACAACATCTCTGCTAATGAGAATTTTGTGAGAAGTAAGATCAAGAATTTTGTAGGCTTTGTGGTTAAAGGGGTACCCCAGAAAAACACAAGGCAAGGCTCTAGGATCTAATTTTGTTCTATGAGTTTTAAGAGTAGATACAAAACATAGGCACCCAAAAACTCTGAGGTGCTCCAAATTAGGTGGTTTGCCAAACAGTTTTTCACGAGGAGAAAATTTTTGTATGCATTTTAATGGGACTCTATTGATCAAATGTACAACTGATAAAACACATTCATTCCAATAGGATACAGGAATTTTAGATTGTATATATAGGCTCCTAGCCGTTTCCATGAGATGCCTGTGTTTTCTCTCCacaactccattttgttgtggagtagAACTGCAACTTTTCTGTAACACTATCCCTTTGCTAttataatatcttaaaatttCTCCTTCAGTCAATTCTTTTGCATTATCGCATCTTACTAATTGGACTACACACCCAAACTGTATATCAGCATAAATCACAAAGTCTTTTATTATAGTGACAGCATCAGACTTATTTTTGACAAAATGCACCCAAGTGTGCCTAGAAAAATCTTCCACAATAGTAACAAACATGTTGTATTTATTATGAGTAGTTACATGATAAGGGCCCCAAAGATCAACATGAATTAATTGAAAAGGTTTAATTGTTTTGATTGAACTATGTGGAAAAGAAAATCTTGTTTGTCTTGCCGCTGGACAGACTTGACAAATACAATCTATCTTATTCACAGATACAACATTTTTCCTTATGGTTTTCAAAAGAGTAAAAGGAATATGCCCTAATCTTAAATGCCACAGTTTCAATTCTTCTACAGCAGTGTTATGAGCAGCACTATGGCAACTGATTTGTCTTGAGGTATGAGAAGAACCTTGATCCCAAGGACTGGTGCAATATAGACCATGAAAAATCCTACCAAGAACTTGTGGATTGATCAAAGGTTGACCCTGAATGATACATTCAGTAGGAGTGAATTGAACTGCAACTTTCAAACTCTCACAAAGTCTATGTattgaaatcaaattaaaatgaaaatctaGAACATGAAGCACATTATCTAATATCACATTATCATTCAGTTTAACTGTCCCCATATGTTTAATAGCCACCTTTCTACCATCAGGATCAGTTATAGTGTTATCAAGATTTTTGACAGgttcaaaattttgaaacaaCTTTAAATCATGGCATATGTGGTCAGTTGCACCACTATCAATTATCCATATAGGTGTGAAAGTGGATAACATGCACTTTCTATAAACAGAAAAGAGACAAGAACTACCTGTCATGAATGTAGTTCCATTGTTTGGAGATGTCTTGTTCAAAGAATCGGAAGTATCTGAGGTATGTTTTGAGAGAAGGCTCATGAGTTGATGATATTGCTCCTGAGTTATAGTAGGAGCTGCAGAAGTAGATGCTGAGGTTGCAGTAGGTAGATTGTGCCAGGGTTGAATTCCAGTATTTAGGTTTCCAGATTGACAAGCAGTAGAATCTTGAttgtcttcatcatcaacacTATATTGAGTCATATGTGCATATTTTTTCTCCTTAGTGTTATTCCATCCTTGTGGATAaccatgtaatttgtagcaccTATCAGCCGTATGACCAGACAACTTACAATGGTCACAGAACCAGGTGTTGGATCTCTTAGTACCTGACATTCTGAATTGAGGTGGTTGATATGTGCTCttggtaaaattatttttatcttgAAATTTTCTTCGATCAGCTGCAAAAGCAAGGGATTCATGGGAAGAAGAAATAACCTGCTTGATTTCTTTATGTCGTTCTTCTTGCACATAGAATCTGTATGCACTCCCCAAACTAGgaagttcattcatcatcaagATATTGGTTCTGGCTTGAACATAATCATCATTCAACTTCATAAGAAACATCATTACCCTACTATCTTGTTGAGATTTCAAATTCTTTCTACCTGTAGCACAAATACAGTTATTGCAAGCACAAATAGCAAGGGGATCTTGATTGTTTATTTCATCTCATATAACCATGATTTTGGTATAAAATTCAGATATGGAATCACTGCCTTGTTCAAGTAGTAGTAATTTCTTTTGTAAAGAATACAAGAGGGTAGATGAAGGTTGGCCAAATCTTTCAGCCAAGTCTGTCCAAACATCAGCAGCAGTCTTTTTAAATCGCACACTTCTACCGACTGTTTTGTCAATCGATGCTACCAACCAACTCTTAACAAGATCATTGCAACGACACCAAGCTTTGTATGTATGATCTGTGGCAGGAGGTTTAGGCAAACTACCATCTATGAATCCTAATTTGTTCTTAGTGGAAAGGCTTAAGAGTATGGATTCTTGACAATCAATGTATGAAGTACCATCAAAAACATCAGTCACAAGCTTGGAAGCAGTGTCTGAAGGATGTATGTAATAGACTCCACCAAATATGGTGGTAAGGTTAGGATTAGAAATATGTTGTGGAGTTTCAGTCATAATTGTGATGGAAAGAATGAATGAGAGAATGAAATTTGAAACTAGTAAGAACAAAGTGAGCAATTGCGGCAAAGATTGAATGAATGGAAAGCAAGAACAGATTCAAAGAATCACATGCAAAAGAAAGATTGAAGaagaaagaacaaagaaaatGTAGAAAAAATACATACATGCAAAGAAGCAATTTAAAGAAGCAGTCTATCAAAGTGGCAAGATGATCAAATTGAAGAGGCAGCAATTCAAGAAACGAGAATGATGAAGAGGATCAAGCAAGGAAGGATCGAATTTCTGAGCAATCTGataccactagtggaaaaaacgtcgtttgctgcggtttttttgtcattatttactgcggttttggcccccagcaatagtgatagcagcaaatgtccttttttaaatgctgcggttcaaaaccgcagcaaataagggcattatttgctgcggtcatgggcaaaaaccgcagcaaataaggagggttatttgctgcggtcaggggcaaaaccgcagcaaataagtggggcattatttgctgcagtcaagggcaaaaccgcagcaaatacctctcttttttttttctttttccgttttatccttataataatgcaataataatacaatgtaataacagtgattaatccaatgataatcacagataatcaacattaatctctttgtaataataaactctcgctcgtatatataatataatattatgtacgtacatatatatatatatatatatatatatatatatatatatatatatatatatatatatatatatatatatatatatatatatatatatatatatatatatatatatatatatatatatatatatatatatatatatatatatatatatatatatatatatatatatatatatatatatatatatatatatatacattaaagtataaaaaataatctatactaattacaatttatcaaggaaaaATAATCCCGAGTTCTGTGAACAATTATTCACATCAGCTATAGAGATATATGCTATATGTCCTTTAAGATTCTACAATTTCCAACTTTACATGAGGTCCATCTATCTTGTAACTCCAATACCAGCTTCCCGTATCTTTCTTTGCATCTTCGATGGGTTCTAATTGCATTGATACACCTACAATTCAGCGGATATCACATCATTCGTATTTCCAAAATACGTAACAAAATCAGCTGGAAATTCCAATGCATCAATCAGCAATTATATAAGTGTTTCCACAAACCTGGATTTGTTGAGGTAACCTTCAACCTACAACCATCAGGAACCTCAAAAACATGATTCCCCTGCATCACAAACAATCACCTTATAAGAACCCACTTAACAAAACCAGCAAGTGACTGTGTATAATGCAACTACAGGGTCTGCATCAGATAGACGTTGTAAGATGTTATTTAAGGAAATGCGAGGATCTATAAAATCAATGAAATGCATTGGAATTAGTCATACTATCTGATGTAACTTCATCTGCATAAGCCTTAATGTGATACAACTACAGTAAAGCCAAATGCCTAATATTATAGAAATTAGAAGCAATTGAGCCAACAATTATCTCATACAGAGTGGCAACTACTCCAGTTCAAAGAAAAACTTGGGGCAAGGAAGTAAACTTTCAAATATGAATCTAAGGCACACAGAAAATATCTTGAAGACTGACTGTTTCTCATCAGTTATAAATAGGATGCTTCCATAACTGATAGAAGGTCCACTATACTAGCAAGTTGCTGTTAACATCCAAGAGTTGGCACAGTCTGACTAGAATAAGCATAGTTTAGGATATAAGCGGTGATGATAAAGAATCTTCATCTTGTACTCCTCAAATTTAATGTTAAGAGGTAATCTTTCTAGTTTTATCTTTAGTTGTCCAGCCAATTTCATCATTAATTTTCTCAACCTTTATTTGGAAAGCAAATGCTTAACTTTGTAATATGTTTGCTTTTTTTTAGTGAATTAGTGTATCACTAAATAGATTCTTaatttgaaaaactaaaatactAAGTTGTTAGCTAGGTCTATATTTAAAACATCAGTAGACCCCAAGAGAGTACCCCATGACAACGCTAAAGTTTAGACTGTCGGTGTGTTCTGCTTGTTTGTGGTTCTCGCACTTACAATCAGGAGTTATGacaaaattaagaatattgttcATGATACGCACACATACTTTATGacaattttcataaaaatattgATGTCTAGTAATTCACCTCAAGAGTAACATCAGTAGCCTCAAAATCAGCATTTCCATGCAGCATAATCTTCAAACACTCATCTCGATGAATCTCATGCCTCAAGAAGATATTTCCTTCAGATTCCCAGTCAATTCCTTTGTTCAGTACCCTGACGTTCTGCAACTTACACCTTGGACATCTACAGAAACATAAAATACTTGAGCTGAAGTTGTACCCTTATGTAATATAGACGACAATAGAACGAGTTTGAAAATAACCTGTGACCATACTCTAATACAGGTTCCCCACTTTCATCAGTCCCCATAGCAGCCATCACATTTTCAGCAATAATGATCATGCTGCCATCAAGCTAAAAGAGGGCACCAAAGTCAGCTTCAAGAATTAAAAGTGCCAAAGACATTTTACTAGTTTCCTTTTATATTTTCTACCTGAACGTCTTTCCAGAAGAATTCGGCAGCCTCAATTTGCAACTCTGAGCCCTTGGAGATGGAACCTCCGTGAAACTAGAAAAGAGGTCAAAGTGGAGCCATCATTAGGAGAGATGGATTTTTCGACTGGTGGATTTGTCCaacactttaaaaacacttTATTTTGGGGACAAGGATTGCAATTCAAGTAATTATCTACCAAACAAATGAGATTGGCTACATGAAACAAGATTTAAACCTaacttacaaaatcaaaatgaaaaggataccttgaatttcgtgggttttggtgggttgtgtataacctatacaatgaaaaaaattagtataaaaaaactaaatccctaaaacataatgaagttgaagaatttaaattaagcttgaaaaaataataccttgaagaaCAATACAAGAATGTTCGAtaatgaagtttgaagtttgaagaatGTTTTGAAGAATGTTcgatgtttgaagtttgataatgaacaagagaagTTTGAGGGAATTATGGAATGGAACGGCTGTTTGAACAAGATGATGATGTTCGATGTTTGAAGAAGTCTGGAAAGTTTGAAGAAGTTTGATAATGTTCGATGTTTTttcaatgaagaagatgatgaagtttgatgaagatgaagtttgaagaaactgctgttCGCGTGCGTTTGTTTGTGGTAAACTGGTAATGAAACAGAAGCTTAAGGGTTTTATATTATGAaccctatttgctgcggtcaataggataaaccgcagcaattaatgcgtATAAACAGAAGCTTAAGAAATTGCAAGctatatttgctgcgggcatgaaACAAACTGCAGCAATTGAAGGTGCACatgtgtatttgctgcggtcaaggcacaaaaccgcagcaattaagggttcttttttttttaattcttttttctagttattgctgcgtatatacaaaaaccgcagcaaatgataagcaacaaatacgtttttttccactagtgtaccATGTTACAATTTAGAGAGAAAGGAGTAAAAACATTCTTAATGTATATTCCAGAAAATGAAAGCTTAATTCCATTCTTGTTTACAATGATGGGTAGGTACTGTAAAACCTAATTATCTAAAATTGGCATTATTTTTAGTCGTTTTTGACTCAATAATGGCTGGTCGGTGCTAATTATCTCTCGCCTCTCTCCATTTCGATCCACTCAATCACAGAGAAACactcctctctctctctctctctctctctctaatCCACGAAGCAATGTCATGGCTGGTAAACTCCATTGCCAACTCTCTTAAGCTTGACGACTCCGAAGAACACGTCACTACCACCATTGAAGATAATCAACCATATCCAACTCCTAACCCTAACGATGGCGACAATCATCAAATACGCTCCTCCGATTCACCTTCATCATCAGATCATCAAACTACTCCTCGCGGCGTTAAAGATGATCTATCTGAATTTTCCAAAACCCTAACTCGTCAGTTTTGGGGGGTTGCCTCATTTCTTGCTCCTCCCCCTCAGATCTCCGATCGCGATCCGCACACTGATGATTCCGACCATGATACGAGTGATCTTGCCGGAATTACTGGCATTCGAAATGATTTGTCGGAGATTGGAGGGAAATTTCGGACTGGAATTTCGAAGCTTTCGACTAATAAGGCGGTTTCGGAGTTCACAAAAATTGCGACGAATTTGCTGCAGTTTGCAGCGGAAGAGGACTTGTCAATTGAAGAGTATGCACAGCGAGGGGTTGTTGGAGTTACTGATGAAGTAGTGGCTTTTGCTCGTGATGTTTCTGTGCATCCTGAAACTTGGATTGATTTTCCTTTGCctgatgatgatgaggatgaaggtaaattttgttgaataattgtttttttatttgaactTTTTGGTGAAGAATTGGATGCTTTCAGTTTGAAGATTATATGCAATATGTGCTGATAACAAGATGTTTATTACATATATGTATGATGATTCTGGTTGTGATATTAATTGTCATGTGGTTTGATAAAGTGCTGCTACAAAGGACTGTATTTAAGATGCTCGTCATAATTAAGGGAGATAATTTGCCGTACGGGATTGTTATTCAGGTTACTTGTATCTAGAGCAATGCCTATGACTCATGTTTGAAATGATCAATTTGAATACCATATTAGAATGATCAAACACTTAAGATAGCATAATATTTTACTCATAAGTTATGAGTACAATATTATGCATTCTTAAGTATTTGATCAttctaatatgattttcaaattgtTCATTTCAAACATGTGGAGACGAGGAATTCTTTTTTTGGTTGTTGAGACTTGAGAAGTCTTTCTTCTTCGTTTTTGGAAGCAATACAATCACAGTTCACATTTATTGTCATATTGTTTATTTCTTCTTATGGGAAGTTATATCTTATAACAACCATAAGATCACGCATGGAAGAACAAGTTTGATTACCCAATTTTTATATTCTGTGCTTAAACGATAGATTCTAATTTCTTTGTTGTAATGAATTATAACTTACATCTGAGTCTCTTAATCCTGCGGTCCCGCCTATGTGGGAAGCCACCTAATAGCATTGGAGTAGAAAGTTTTTATGATTCAATGTTCAGCTTACTGTATCCAAATTCTATTTCATTGTAATTCCCATTAGTTGTTACAGAAGTTTGAATATTAATCTAAAATCTTTGTATTTTTCTGCATATAACTTAAGCTTCATAAAGTTTTCTACTTTTGTGTTCAGAGTTTGACTTGTCAGATGCTCAACAAGAACATGCATTGGCTGTTGAACGTCTTGCACCTGAATTGGCTGCCCTTAGAACTGAACTTTGCCTGGGTTGCATGAACGAAGGCTccttttggaaaatttattttgtgctTGTGCATCCTAGACTTAGCATACAAGATGCTAAAATTTTGTCTACACCACAGGTAGATTGTGTTTCTTGTCATCATATTACTCTTTTTGCTGTTGCTATTTACTATTTATTGATTCACAAGCTTGGAACCTTGTCCAAATGTCCATACAACAATGCTATTGTCAAATTACTTAATTTGCTGTTGTACCATTACAATTTTCACTTTTGATTACTTCTTTTACATCCAAAAGTGAGTCTTGAGAACCCATGAGCTGATATTTTAGTATCCTTTTACATGCTGAGGGCATTTTTTTCATAGTGGTGCAACTTACAAGCTTTATGATTAAAGATTTGAGAAGAGGGACTTCCTATATACCGACATTAGATGATGATGTGTTGTCATATAATTGGATGGATGCTATCTATATTGTGCTCCTAGGCTAGCAGCATCCATGTGATTAGGCCCACCCTTTTTGGCAGATCACTTTCTGAAATAGCCATAGTGTTGGAAAGTCAAGGTATCTGTTTTCATATGAATGATCTTAACAGACACTTAAAGTAGCAAAGGTTGTACACTATTAGCACAATTACTGATAACTATTGGTAGTGGCATTGAGGGTAAGAATGATGCTTCTAGTTATCTAAAATTCTTATGTGAGCATCACATGAAATGGAAAGCAACATAAATGCATGATtagattttcatttcttttgggTATCACAACTActttattttgcatttttttggTAAAAGGTGTGGTAATTTCTTTTTAGACATTATCATAGTTTAGTAGTTAGTTCAATTTCCCAGAGTCTGATTGATGTTTagaatttgtttttgttgaacaCTATTGGGGTCTGATGCTCCTTTTCATTGAGCTAGTATAGCTTTGGGTATTTATGTTTTAGGAACTTGCAATTTGGCATAGCCTTGGTGTGATCCTACTGAGGAAATACCAAGTCAAAAGAAGTCTTTGGTCTATGCCAACCATTATTTTGTACAATCTAGACTCTATTATTTCTCAATAATCAAGCTATCTCTTGGGATCATTGATATTGGTTATGTAATTCACATTAAAAATTCTATTGAAGGAGCTAGCATTAATGCCGTCATTTCTACCAAGCTTTTGtgtaaatgatgaaaatat
This region includes:
- the LOC130820859 gene encoding uncharacterized protein LOC130820859 encodes the protein MSWLVNSIANSLKLDDSEEHVTTTIEDNQPYPTPNPNDGDNHQIRSSDSPSSSDHQTTPRGVKDDLSEFSKTLTRQFWGVASFLAPPPQISDRDPHTDDSDHDTSDLAGITGIRNDLSEIGGKFRTGISKLSTNKAVSEFTKIATNLLQFAAEEDLSIEEYAQRGVVGVTDEVVAFARDVSVHPETWIDFPLPDDDEDEEFDLSDAQQEHALAVERLAPELAALRTELCLGCMNEGSFWKIYFVLVHPRLSIQDAKILSTPQIVKARAMLTQELHTRGKSMSFDSRSGKASTDAAEVSHEEYLSVPGANPSEYLPVEISAVEPASSAEADLAIDKHPIITAEIPVVDKVVVDEVFKNTEAVAVPTSNANQTEGSDREVAVELSKDIKSPAPSASRTIDQKDEDDVDDWLKEDSTEGGSFKGTSYHIGQDDDVSFSDLEEEDDVPTSYKKDENPSSSGKESSDWIQLSADSSRIVNRKSMDSSRSNKVSAHKNKKSSDWLDVEDIDDA